The Purpureocillium takamizusanense chromosome 11, complete sequence region TCCATCGGGGGCTACTGGATGGTCCTTGGACAGGCTGCGGATCGTGTTACTCTCGCCTACGTTATGAACGGCGGACATAATTCCATCACGTACGAGATCTTCACCTGCTCGACCGAGGATGAGGTCGCCAATGTTTGTGGCGATGCCGTCTATGATTACGACCCGAGTTCGTCACATAACCAAGCTTTGTATGTATTGCTTTAACTGACGGTATTTACAGATTTCTCTGCCCTTCCCGCGCCTACCAGAGGTGCTCGCCGTGTGGGCGGTAACAACAACCCTCTGGAATTGACCATGCGTGAACGCCCCAACGTTCAGGGACAGGGACATGGCGTTCAGCGTCCTGAGAGAATCAATGGCTCAGGCCAGATGGGCATGAACCAGCAGCAGATTGCCGCCATGCTCATGCAAGGTCAACCTCAGGGCTTTCAAGGCCACGCACCCGGCGCCCTTCAGACGATCAACAACGGAAATTTCGGATCCAACACCGGAAACCACATCTATCTTCCCAACGCCTTCGTTAGCACCGAAgatggtgttgatgatgcggcgTCTTGGCAGCCTGTTGTCGCTGATCTCGCTTTGATCGGCCCTGATGCGACTCAGTTCGTCTCCACCGGCGAGATCACAGTTGGTTTCATGGGTACTGAGCACGATGCTCCGGTCGAATGGGGTCTCTTCACCAACAACTGATCATTC contains the following coding sequences:
- a CDS encoding uncharacterized protein (COG:L~EggNog:ENOG503P6TT); the encoded protein is MTTIQAESLIPEATLQRLAPSIGGYWMVLGQAADRVTLAYVMNGGHNSITYEIFTCSTEDEVANVCGDAVYDYDPNFSALPAPTRGARRVGGNNNPLELTMRERPNVQGQGHGVQRPERINGSGQMGMNQQQIAAMLMQGQPQGFQGHAPGALQTINNGNFGSNTGNHIYLPNAFVSTEDGVDDAASWQPVVADLALIGPDATQFVSTGEITVGFMGTEHDAPVEWGLFTNN